The Roseisolibacter agri genome contains the following window.
GCGCCCACGTCGGCGAGCAGACCGTCTCGCCGGGCTTCGGGGCATCCATCCCGTGGCCGCCCATGTCGTGACCCGCATGCGCGCCGCGCCGCACCATCGGCGCGCCCGGCATCCCCTGCTCCTTGCCCTTCGTCAGCAGGAAGTGGCGCGACACGCCGAGCGTGCGCGTGTCGATCTCGACGAGCAGGTCGTCCATCATGCACGCCGAGTAGTGGCGCGTGCCGTCGGCGGTGAGGCGCGAGCCGTGCGGCATCGCGCACGTCGGGATGCGCGCGATCTCCACCAGCTCCTCGTCCGTCGTGCCGGGCGCGGAGCCCGCCGTCGCCGTCGTCGCGAGCGCGACCACGCTCACGCTCGACGGCACCATCTCGCCGTGCAGGTTGAAGTTCACGACGTACGCCGTGGCGCCGTCGGGGCTCACCTGCAGCGTCGCCGGGAACAGCCCCAGCTCCACGCGCCCCAGCGTGCGCCCCGTGGCCGCGTCGAAGCGCCACAGCGAGCCGTAGGGCGCGCCGTGCGCCGTCGACACGAAGTACGAGCGGCCGTCCGGCGCGAAGCCCAGCCCGTGCGGGCCGTCGGGGTCCATCGGGTTCATGCCGACGGGGCGCGACTCCTCGACGCGCGCCAGCGGCGTGCCGCCCGGCCCGAGCCGCGCGCCGAAGCGCACGACCGCGATCTGGTCGGTGGCCTCGGACGCGACGTAGACGACGTACTCCTGCGCGCCGGCCGGCGCCGCCGCCAGGGCGAGCGCCAGCGCCAGCATCCCGCGGGTCCCGCGTGGCGTCACTGCATCACCTTCGGCTTGGGCGCCTTGGACGGCTCCATGCGCACGATCCAGAGCCCGTTGTACATGTCGTTGACGTACGCCAGCCCGTCGCGCACCACCACGCCCCACGTCATCGGCGTGTTGATCACCTTGCCCTGCGGGTCGGCCGTGTGCACGTGCGCCATCTCGCGCGCCTGCGCGCGCAGGTCGCCGCGCAGCTCGCCCGAGATGTCGAACGTGCGGAAGCCCGCGTTGTACGCGCCCATGTAGAGCGTGTCGCCGGCGATCCAGATGTTGTGCACGCCGCCGTTCTCCGGCTCGTAGAACGCGACGCTCTTCGGCTTCGTGAGGTCGGAGATGTCGATCACCTGCAGGCGGCCGTACGCGCGCCCCGCGGACGCGGAGTTCGCCGGCGCGCCCTGCAGCCCGCTCGCCGGGAACACCTCGTCGGCGATGAAGACGTAGTTCCTGTGGCGCCACGCGGTGTGCGTGCCGCGGATGAAGCCCGGGCCGCCCGCCGCCTCGACCTGCCGATAGAGGTCGTTCAGGTCGTACTTGTACTGGCTCACGAGCACGGGGTTCGACGGCGAGCCGCCCTTGATGCCGTTGCCGACGTCGAGGATCACCAGCCCGTCGTTCCAGTAGCTCAGGTACGCCAGCCCGTCCTGCACGTCCACGTCGTGCAGCGAGCGGCCCGCGTCGCCCGCGAACTCCGGGCGCGGCGTCTTCCACACCGCGACCTCCTTCGGGCTCTTCGGGTCGTTGAGGTCGAGGATGTGGAACGCGCCCGTGCCGTCGTTCGTGAGGTAGACGTGCGTGCCGAACTTGGGCTGCGTGTACACGAACGCCGAGTGCACGCCGGCCGTCACCGTCGCGGTGTACTCGCTCAGCACCTTCGGATGGCGCGGATCCTCCAGCGACGCCACGACGACGCCGTTGCGGCGGTCGCTCGCGCCCTCGCGCGTGAAGACGAGGTACCTGCCGTCCGCCGTCGTCATCACGTCGTTCACGCGGCGCGTGTTCGACACGAGCGAGTCGGTCACCACCGGCGCGGCGGGATTCGAGATGTCGATCGCGTACATCACGTCGCCGCCCGAGCCGGAGCCGAGGTACGCGACCTTCTCCGTCGGGTGCAGCCAGACCTCTTCCGTCGTGAAGCGCGTGCGCGGCAGGCGGCCGACGACGCTCGCCGGGCGGCGCACGTCGCGCGGCGCGAGCGTCACGATGGTCGTCGCGCTGCGGTCGCCGAGCGAGGCGGTGATGGTGTAGGGCCGCGCCTCGTAGCCGACGAAGGCGCCGTCCGGATCGATCATCCCCTGCCCCGGGCTGAAGCTCCACGTCGCGGCGACGCCGGGGATCACCTTCCCCTGCGCGTCCTTCGCGACCGCGCTGAAGCGGATCACGTCGCCCGTGCGCCAGCCCGCCGACGGCGCGGCGCCCGCGGTCACCTGCAGCGACGCGACGCGCGCCGCCACCACGGTCACCGGCACGGTCGTCCTCGCGCGCCCCGCCTCGGCCGTCAGCACGGCGCGGCCGGGCGCGAGCGCCACCACGAAGCCGTCGCGCACCGCGACCGCGCCGGGCATCGAGCTGCTCCAGCGCACCGCGTCCTCGCGGCGGTCGTTCTGCGCCGAGTACGCGGTGGCCTGCAGCGCCACGCGCTGGCCCACCACGAGGGTGCTCGGCAGCCCCTCGACGGCGACGCGCGCGGCGGCGCCGGGCACCATGCGCACGGACACGCGCTCGACGAACGGGCGCGACCCCGGCACCATCGCGACGACGCCCACCGGCAGGATCCCGGTCGCGCCGGACTTCACGAGGCCCGTCGTGTCGACGGTGCCCTCGAACCAGCCGCCGGTCGGGACGAAGCGCAGGTGGACGTTCTCCATCACCTTCCCCTGCGCATCGAAGGCGCGGGCGCTGAGGCGGAGGGTGTCCATCGCGGCGACGACCGGGTCGGCCGGCGAGACCTCGATGCGGGCGACCGGCGAGGGGGCGGCGGGCGCGGGCGGCTGACCGGCGGCCGGCTGTTGCAGCAGCGCCAGGAGCGCGAGCGTGGGTGCGGACATGGGGCGGGGCACGTGGGCGGACGGCGCGTGCAGCCGGGAGCGATGAGCATCCCATGGCCGCGCGCGGGGATGGAAGCCCCGCAAGTTGAGGCGGGACCGCCCCCCCGACCAGAGGGACCGGTCCCGCCCGCGCGGGGCTCACCCGATCCTTTACCCGCGGACGGCCAGTTCGGACGGGAGCGGCTCTCCCGGCGCGAACACGGCCACCGGGTGCCCCCGCTCCCGCGCGTAGTCCTGCAGCGCGGTCGCGTCCTCCGGACAGACCAGCCGCCCGCCCGGCGCCAGCCCGTCCACCATCACGGTGAGCAGCTGCTCCAGCCGCTCCGGCGCCCGGAACCCGACGGGCACCCCGCGCGTGCCCGCCTCCAGCACCACGGCCGTCCGCGCCGCGGCGTACGGCAGGCCGCGCGTGACGATCCTCGCGGGCGTGACCCGTACGCCGTCGTGCGTGCCGTCGTGGGTGCTGGCATAGACGGCGACGTCCACCTGCGCCGTCGGGGCGGGATCGTCGGGGAGCGCGCGCCCGGCGCGCAGCGCCGCCACCGCCGCGTCGGGGTCGAGCGGCTCGCCGTCGAACGCCGCGCGCACCAGCGCCGTCGCCTGCAGCGCCGCGGCGCGCCCCACGGCCGCGTGCCGGTGCGCGAGCGCGACGACGTAGCTCCCCGGCCGCTCCGCCCCGCGCGCGCGGCCGTAGCCCACGTCGTCGCCCGCCAGGTTCTGGAGCGCGAGCCCGACGTGCTCGATGATGTGCGGCGCGTACGTGCCCCGCTCCAGCCGCTCGACGAAGCCGCCGCGCCGCCCGACCGAGCATTCGTGCTCCACCAGCGCGGGCAGCGCCGCCACCAGCCGCGCCGTGAAGCCCTCGACCTCGTCCGACGGGACCTCGTCGAACCGGCCGACGTCGAGGTCGAGGCGCGTCACCGGACGGCGCGCCCAGTAGTTCAGCCCCGCGACCGTCCACAGGCCCGTGACCCGGATCTGGTCGCGCGCCGTGGCGGCGAGGGACGGCGCCGTGCCCACGGTCACGCGTCGCCTCCGGCGGTCAGCGTGCCCACCAGCCCGAGCGTCGTCGGCACCTCGTCCGAGAGCGCCACGAGCAGGTCGTCCGCCTCGAGCGCGGCGAGCCCCTGCCGCAGCGCCTCCTCCTCCTCCAGCACGATCGCGATCCGGTCGTCCGCGAGGCCGCCCGCGCGGAGCCCGTCCGCCAGCAGCGCCGCCACCTCGCCCGGCGCGCGGCCGCGGCGGTCGTGGTCCTCGCGCACGATCACGCGGTCGAACGCGGCCAGCGCGCGCCCCGATGCCACGATGTCCGCGTCGCGCCGATCACCCGGGACGGCGACGACGGCCAGCCGGCGCCGCGCCGGCAGCCGCCGCGCCATCTCCGCCAGTCCCGCGAGCGCCGCGACGTTGTGCGCGTAGTCCACCAGCACGCGCGCGCCGCCCCGCAGCGGGATGAGGTTGAGGCGCCCCGGCGTCGTCGTCGCCGACGGCACGAACGACAGCAGCCCCGCGCGGATGTCGTCGTACGGGATGCCGCGCACGAACGCGGTGGTGATCGCCGCCAGCACGTTCTCGCGCTGGTAGCGCGCCGCCCCGCCCAGCATCAGCGGCACCTCGGCCTCCGCCGCGACCGGGATGCGCACGCGCCCGCGGCGCAGCGTGAAGCGCCCGTCCTCCATCACGCCGGCGATGCCGCCGCGCGCCAGGTGCGCCGTCACGCGCGGGCTCTCCACGTCGGCGGCCGAGAAGAGCGCCACGTCGCCGGGCGTGCGCTCGCGCATCGCGTAGACGAGCGGGTCGTCCGCGTTCAGCACCGCGTGCCCCTCGCGCTTCACCACTGCGGCGATGACGCCCTTCACGTCGGCCAGCTGCTCGATCGTGTGGATGCCGCCGATCCCCAGGTGGTCGGACGTCACGTTCAGCACCACGCCGACGTCGCACTGCTCGAAGCCGAGCCCGGAGCGCAGCAGCCCGCCGCGCGCGGTCTCCAGCACCGCGACCTCCACCGCCGGGTTGGACAGGACGACGTTGGCGGAGAACGGGCCGGTCATGTCGCCCTGCATGATGGGCCGGTCCTGCAGGTAGATGCCGTCGGTGGTCGTGAAGCCCACGACCTTGCCCGTGCTGCGGAAGAGGTGCGCGAT
Protein-coding sequences here:
- a CDS encoding cyanophycin synthetase family protein; this encodes MTVGTAPSLAATARDQIRVTGLWTVAGLNYWARRPVTRLDLDVGRFDEVPSDEVEGFTARLVAALPALVEHECSVGRRGGFVERLERGTYAPHIIEHVGLALQNLAGDDVGYGRARGAERPGSYVVALAHRHAAVGRAAALQATALVRAAFDGEPLDPDAAVAALRAGRALPDDPAPTAQVDVAVYASTHDGTHDGVRVTPARIVTRGLPYAAARTAVVLEAGTRGVPVGFRAPERLEQLLTVMVDGLAPGGRLVCPEDATALQDYARERGHPVAVFAPGEPLPSELAVRG
- a CDS encoding YncE family protein; protein product: MTPRGTRGMLALALALAAAPAGAQEYVVYVASEATDQIAVVRFGARLGPGGTPLARVEESRPVGMNPMDPDGPHGLGFAPDGRSYFVSTAHGAPYGSLWRFDAATGRTLGRVELGLFPATLQVSPDGATAYVVNFNLHGEMVPSSVSVVALATTATAGSAPGTTDEELVEIARIPTCAMPHGSRLTADGTRHYSACMMDDLLVEIDTRTLGVSRHFLLTKGKEQGMPGAPMVRRGAHAGHDMGGHGMDAPKPGETVCSPTWAQPSADGRSVFVACNKTSEIVEVDVASWSLKRRIPTGEGVYNLAATRDGKLLVGTNKRGQSVSILDAVTGKELARVPTRRKVVHGVAISPDDRYAFVSVEGIGSEPGTLEVIDLQTRQRVASADVGQMAGGVDVRPVR